In one Zobellia galactanivorans genomic region, the following are encoded:
- a CDS encoding T9SS type B sorting domain-containing protein, which yields MVFTLLGLVVSNAQYVLQAPPDSAEETRTNFRWYEAQDTGTVLSTESFLEVTDQGIYFATYDGTLCGKNATSYFIVTNCNSPYNEVTLDISDNTAHLSPGASVSWTPPLPGDQNAPMVIATKTLERYIATITKAGNTKNLPSFTVVCIDESAILVDDLVIVDEDDSVIVDIFANDSELPTEGRLTTTNPTNGTVNVANNGTPNDPTDDIVTYIPNPDYNGPDSFNYSVCNIYGDCSTATVTVDVLPILDAIDDSFATTQDAPIALDILGNDNDLPSAGSLTSTDPSNGTLTRNDGGTPNDLSDDIWNYTPNTNFNGSDSFTYTLCDTVGNCDTATVSILVTNAIDLDTDNDGILDSFEDLNLDADNDPATDPTDTDNDGIPDYLDIDSDNDGVPDNVEAQTTLDYVAPSGEDFNGNGVDDAYETNGLLGIIPEDTDNDGIPDYVDADSDNDNVPDSIEAHDHDRNGIPDVTFIGSDKDRDGLDDGYEGETIIDIDVNDEIDDPYNDLLNTDGDGEVDYRDTDDDDDGIQSKDEDINIDGNYANDDTDGNGIPEYLEPNVEEDPIEVFNVVTPNNDGAHDFLTITGLEKYPDNSIRIYNRWGVLVYTTQAYNTEGNVFDGTSQGRVTVDTDRKLPVGTYFYILDYKDAKGEQQSLSGYIYINR from the coding sequence ATGGTTTTTACTTTACTGGGACTTGTGGTATCTAATGCTCAGTATGTCTTACAGGCTCCGCCGGATTCGGCTGAAGAGACCCGAACCAATTTTCGTTGGTATGAGGCTCAAGATACAGGCACGGTTCTAAGTACCGAATCGTTTTTGGAAGTAACCGATCAGGGAATCTATTTCGCAACCTATGACGGTACTTTATGCGGTAAGAACGCGACGAGTTATTTTATTGTGACCAATTGTAATTCCCCCTACAACGAGGTTACGCTTGATATCAGTGACAATACGGCCCACCTTTCTCCTGGAGCTTCGGTTAGCTGGACCCCTCCTTTGCCGGGTGACCAAAATGCCCCGATGGTGATTGCTACCAAAACACTCGAACGGTATATTGCCACCATTACCAAGGCGGGAAACACCAAAAATTTGCCCAGCTTTACCGTAGTCTGTATCGATGAATCGGCCATTCTGGTAGATGATTTGGTTATTGTAGACGAAGACGATTCGGTAATTGTAGATATTTTTGCAAATGATAGTGAGCTGCCGACCGAAGGGAGGCTTACGACTACCAATCCGACAAACGGTACCGTTAATGTTGCTAACAACGGAACACCTAACGACCCCACCGATGATATCGTAACGTATATTCCTAACCCCGATTACAACGGTCCCGATTCTTTTAATTATTCGGTCTGTAATATCTATGGCGATTGTAGTACGGCTACGGTAACGGTCGATGTGCTTCCTATTTTAGATGCTATTGATGATAGCTTTGCAACGACACAAGATGCCCCTATAGCATTGGATATTCTCGGCAATGACAATGACCTTCCTTCCGCAGGAAGCCTAACCTCAACCGACCCTTCCAATGGAACTTTGACCCGCAATGATGGCGGAACCCCCAATGACCTATCGGATGATATATGGAACTATACGCCAAACACAAATTTTAACGGTAGCGATTCGTTTACCTATACCCTTTGCGATACGGTCGGTAATTGTGATACCGCTACGGTAAGCATTTTGGTTACCAACGCTATCGACCTTGATACCGATAACGATGGTATACTTGATAGTTTTGAGGACTTGAATCTAGATGCCGATAACGATCCGGCAACGGACCCCACCGATACCGACAACGATGGTATTCCCGATTATTTGGATATCGATAGTGATAATGACGGAGTCCCCGACAATGTTGAGGCCCAGACTACGCTTGACTATGTGGCGCCAAGCGGAGAGGATTTCAACGGAAATGGGGTTGACGATGCCTATGAAACAAATGGATTATTGGGCATTATCCCGGAAGATACCGACAACGACGGTATTCCCGATTACGTTGATGCCGATAGTGATAATGATAATGTACCTGATAGTATTGAGGCTCATGACCACGATAGAAATGGTATTCCCGATGTAACCTTTATCGGTTCTGATAAAGACCGTGATGGCCTTGATGATGGCTATGAGGGAGAAACCATTATTGATATCGATGTCAATGACGAAATCGACGATCCGTACAATGATCTACTGAATACAGATGGTGATGGGGAGGTCGATTATAGGGATACCGATGATGATGATGATGGTATTCAAAGTAAGGATGAAGACATTAATATTGATGGAAATTACGCCAATGACGATACCGATGGCAACGGAATACCTGAGTACTTAGAGCCTAATGTTGAGGAAGACCCTATTGAAGTGTTTAACGTGGTAACGCCCAATAATGATGGGGCACATGATTTTCTTACGATTACAGGCCTGGAAAAATATCCCGATAATTCCATACGGATCTATAACAGAT
- a CDS encoding beta strand repeat-containing protein, with protein sequence MKKISIILVFLISGLTFAQTTVNLEDQCNCEVLSGVDVTAPGVATPAGADLGDIYVNTDTGTIYFWDGDSWELTSSDDQQLQSFTFDNGTGVLSLTLENGGTATVTLPVETITTLSGTAPTGNAIGVYENENGDIVTINETITAISDAGDGNVTFTNESGATVTVAKSDITDLGGGLYRFTNGDGTDVDINTNGIAITDIIAGNLIATVTEADGSVTEIDETITDITGTSTTGNEIGIYEKEDGTTVSIQESIVRIEDRNDGNITLVDETGTDVTVAKSDITDLGGGLYRFTNGDGTDIDINTNGIAITDIIAGNLIATVTEADGSVTEIDETITDITGTSTTGNEIGIYEKEDGTTVSIQESIVRIEDRNDGNITLVDETGTDVTVAKSDITDLGGGLYRFTNGDGTDVDINTNGIAITDVIAGNLIATVTEADGTTTQIDETITTLSTADNVNYVYSSENGTTTSFDGTDDQEATEVNLTTPLDVDGDSVDENTVEEAIADLAANSSDNQNLTGATLSGTNQLQIEIERGSSTSVDLSSLVETVIAGTGAISVSDDGDGNYTVNSTDPDEDATNELTLLGNGAPSVTPSNSGVTYVDEVAGQLYVYDGSTWNAVGGNASPDLDGDPNNEIQDLEDVIGEDPSAGNQAITNLADPTAPQDAATKAYVDALDTDDADSDPNNEIQDLEDVIGEDPSAGNQAITNLADPTAPQDAATKAYVDALDTDDADSDPNNEIQDLEDVIGEDPSAGNQAITNLADPTAPQDAATKAYVDALDTDDADADPNNEIQDLSLTGNILKVTNNTSATDIDLSAYTNTDTQDLSIDATGKTISLVDGGSVTVDTDDADSDPNNEIQDAAEVALGTPFDVDGDSVNETNVQEALEDLAANSSDDQQIGSAVATANETVSINLERGGSTTINIQDADADATNEIQDAAEVALGTPFDVDGDSVNETNVQEALEDLAANSSDDQTLSTDGNPGNVSISEGNAINLNVDDADADATNEIQDAAEVALGTPFDVDGDSVNETNVQEALEDLAANSSDDQQIGSAVATANETVSINLERGGSTTINIQDADADPNNENQTVSSGTGITVNQSGQNFEVVNAAPDQTVTITDGGSGNVVVSGTYPDLIVDVPSLDDADADPTNELTLLGSGAPSVTPSNSGVTYVDEVAGQLYVYDGSTWNAVGGNATLDLDGDPNNEIQDLSLTGNILKVTNNTSATDIDLSSYTNTDTQDLSIDATGKTISLVDGGSVTVDTDDADADPNNEIQDLSLTGNILKVTNNTGATDIDLSAYTNTDTQDLSIDATGKTISLVDGGSVTVDTDDADADPNNEIQDLEDVIGEDPSAGNQAITNLADPTAPQDAATKAYVDALDTDDADADPNNEIQDLSLTGNILKVTNNTGATDIDLSPYTNTDTQDLSIDATGKTISLVDGGSVTVDTDDADADPNNEIQDLSLTGNILKVTNNTSATDIDLSPYTNTDTQDLSIDATGKTISLVDGGSVTVDTDDADADPNNEIQDLEDVIGEDPSAGNQAITNLADPTAPQDAATKAYVDALDTDDADADPNNEIQDLSLTGNILKVTNNTSATDIDLSPYTNTDTQDLSIDATGKTISLVDGGSVTVDTDDADADPNNEIQDLSLTGNILKVTNNTGATDIDLSAYTNTDTQDLSIDATGKTISLVDGGSVTVDTDDADADPNNEIQDLSLTGNILKVTNNTGATDIDLSAYTNTDTQDLSIDATGKTISLVDGGSVTVDTDDADADPNNEIQDLSLTGNILKVTNNAGATDIDLSPYTNTDTQDLSIDATGKTISLVDGGSVTVDTDDADADPNNEIQDLSLTGNILKVTNNTGATDIDLSAYTNTDTQDLSIDATGKTISLVDGGSVTVDTDDADADPNNEIQDLSLTGNILKVTNNTGATDIDLSPYTNTDTQDLSIDATGKTISLVDGGSVTVDTDDADADPNNEIQDLEDVIGEDPSAGNQAITNLADPIAPQDAATKAYVDALDTDDADADPNNEIQDLSLTGNILKVTNNTSATDIDLSPYTNTDTQDLSIDATGKTISLVDGGSVTVDTDDADADPNNEIQDLSLTGNILKVTNNTGATDIDLSSYTNTDTQDLSIDATGKTISLVDGGSVTVDTDDADADPNNEIQTLTSTDGSVTLSETDGDYDLEVNFPANNDNSATNELTDLSLASDILTLTNPATPANQVDLSPYLDNTDNQNIEDLAINTSSNILTVGIENGTAQTVDLSHLDNPGTDNQNIQNLTFSGTTLTVGIEGGSSDTVSLAALADNQSIKGSGLSGTTLTIGIEDGSSETVNLSSLANTDNQQISLSGNIITLANGTSADTTVDLTDFRDDQNLSSAVVVPNESVEIQINDGTNTTISIEDADADPTNEYNTAFGVVGSNLRLTDGGGNLDVPLSSFSDHDWYEVGGTSAPDAITDDIFTEGNVAIGKTSITNNRALDVEGNIELNDYLFMNGKEVLRDSDTWLRINHNSGFTNGILTNSYLRVDNRVTINEGGGDYDFRVEGTSDTHLLFTDGLSNEVGIGTNSPDAKLDVEGGTVRFSDYGSNAVTGNATSLLGVEADGDIVEINSLKASKVFYPPSIEVDASTNGTGRTINLHDQYIAQFGSPMVASTSAPSAIPTYANNELYYYVTYYDTAVFTNVSVDEFGVMTYDVIAQPASYNSLINVVFVVK encoded by the coding sequence ATGAAAAAAATAAGTATAATCCTCGTTTTTTTAATCTCCGGATTAACATTTGCACAGACTACGGTCAATTTAGAAGACCAATGTAACTGTGAAGTGTTAAGCGGTGTCGATGTTACTGCACCGGGAGTGGCTACTCCTGCAGGAGCCGATCTCGGAGATATTTATGTGAATACCGATACCGGCACCATTTATTTTTGGGATGGCGATTCTTGGGAATTGACATCATCCGATGACCAACAGCTTCAGAGTTTTACTTTTGATAATGGAACAGGGGTACTTTCGCTAACCCTTGAAAACGGAGGTACGGCAACGGTGACTTTGCCTGTTGAGACTATTACGACCTTATCGGGAACGGCGCCCACAGGGAATGCCATAGGTGTTTACGAGAATGAGAATGGCGATATAGTAACCATTAACGAAACCATAACGGCTATAAGCGATGCTGGTGATGGCAATGTAACTTTTACAAACGAATCTGGAGCAACGGTAACAGTCGCCAAATCGGATATCACGGACTTAGGAGGTGGACTTTATAGGTTTACCAATGGCGACGGAACGGATGTGGATATCAACACGAACGGCATCGCCATAACCGATATTATCGCCGGTAATCTGATAGCTACTGTGACCGAGGCCGATGGAAGTGTCACCGAGATCGACGAGACGATAACGGATATCACGGGTACATCGACTACAGGAAACGAAATAGGTATTTACGAAAAGGAAGATGGTACTACCGTCTCTATCCAAGAGAGCATTGTACGTATCGAGGACCGTAACGACGGCAATATTACTTTGGTCGATGAGACCGGAACCGATGTAACAGTCGCCAAATCGGATATCACGGACTTAGGAGGTGGACTTTATCGGTTTACCAATGGCGACGGAACGGATATCGATATCAACACGAACGGCATCGCCATAACCGATATTATCGCCGGTAATCTGATAGCTACTGTGACCGAGGCCGATGGAAGTGTCACCGAGATCGACGAGACGATAACGGATATCACGGGTACATCGACTACAGGAAACGAAATAGGTATTTACGAAAAGGAAGATGGTACTACCGTCTCTATCCAAGAGAGCATTGTACGTATCGAGGACCGTAACGACGGCAATATTACTTTGGTCGATGAGACCGGAACCGATGTAACAGTCGCCAAATCGGATATCACGGACTTAGGAGGGGGACTTTATAGGTTTACCAATGGTGACGGAACGGATGTGGATATCAACACGAACGGCATCGCCATAACCGATGTTATCGCCGGTAATCTGATTGCCACGGTAACCGAGGCCGATGGTACTACCACGCAAATCGACGAAACGATTACTACTTTATCTACTGCTGATAACGTAAATTATGTGTATTCATCCGAAAACGGAACTACAACAAGTTTTGATGGTACCGATGATCAAGAAGCGACCGAGGTGAACTTAACAACACCTTTGGACGTTGATGGAGATAGTGTAGACGAAAATACGGTAGAAGAGGCTATTGCCGATTTAGCTGCGAATAGTAGTGATAACCAGAATTTGACCGGAGCCACTTTAAGTGGAACAAATCAATTACAGATTGAGATTGAAAGAGGGAGTTCAACAAGTGTCGATTTATCATCGCTTGTAGAAACCGTAATCGCCGGAACAGGTGCGATTTCAGTGTCGGATGATGGCGATGGAAATTATACGGTAAATTCAACAGATCCTGATGAGGATGCTACTAACGAACTTACTTTGTTGGGCAATGGAGCTCCGTCCGTAACCCCGAGCAATAGTGGGGTTACCTATGTCGATGAGGTAGCGGGACAATTATATGTTTATGATGGAAGTACATGGAATGCCGTAGGTGGAAATGCGAGTCCTGATTTAGATGGAGACCCCAATAACGAGATCCAAGATCTAGAGGATGTAATAGGGGAGGACCCAAGTGCTGGCAACCAGGCCATCACGAACTTGGCCGACCCAACCGCTCCACAGGACGCGGCCACTAAGGCCTATGTGGATGCCTTGGATACTGACGATGCCGATTCGGACCCGAACAACGAGATCCAAGATCTAGAGGATGTAATAGGGGAGGACCCAAGTGCTGGCAACCAGGCCATCACGAACTTGGCCGACCCAACCGCTCCACAGGACGCGGCCACTAAGGCCTATGTGGATGCCTTGGATACTGACGATGCCGATTCGGACCCGAACAACGAGATCCAAGATCTAGAGGATGTAATAGGGGAGGACCCAAGTGCTGGCAACCAGGCCATCACGAACTTGGCCGACCCAACCGCTCCACAGGACGCGGCCACTAAGGCCTATGTGGATGCCTTGGATACGGACGATGCCGATGCCGACCCTAACAACGAGATACAAGATCTAAGCCTTACGGGAAACATCCTAAAGGTCACGAATAATACAAGTGCCACGGATATTGATTTGTCCGCATACACGAATACGGATACGCAGGACCTGTCGATCGACGCTACGGGAAAAACGATTTCCTTGGTAGATGGCGGTTCGGTAACGGTCGATACGGACGATGCCGATTCGGACCCAAATAACGAGATCCAGGATGCTGCTGAAGTAGCTTTGGGAACTCCTTTTGACGTGGACGGGGATAGTGTAAACGAAACCAACGTACAGGAAGCTTTAGAGGATTTGGCGGCCAATAGTAGCGATGACCAACAGATCGGTAGCGCTGTGGCCACGGCCAATGAAACCGTGTCCATCAATTTGGAGCGTGGTGGTTCTACGACCATAAACATTCAGGATGCGGATGCCGATGCCACGAACGAAATCCAAGACGCTGCTGAAGTAGCTTTGGGAACTCCTTTTGACGTGGACGGGGATAGTGTGAACGAAACGAACGTACAGGAAGCTTTGGAGGATTTGGCCGCTAACAGTAGCGATGACCAGACCTTAAGTACTGATGGCAATCCGGGTAACGTAAGTATTTCCGAAGGGAATGCGATCAATCTAAATGTCGATGATGCGGATGCCGATGCCACGAACGAGATCCAGGATGCTGCTGAAGTAGCTTTGGGAACTCCATTTGACGTGGACGGGGATAGTGTAAACGAAACCAACGTACAGGAAGCTTTGGAGGATTTGGCGGCCAATAGTAGCGATGACCAACAGATCGGTAGCGCTGTGGCCACGGCCAATGAAACCGTGTCCATCAATTTGGAGCGTGGTGGTTCTACGACCATAAACATTCAGGATGCCGATGCGGACCCGAACAATGAGAACCAAACGGTTTCCTCGGGAACCGGTATAACGGTAAACCAAAGCGGACAAAATTTTGAAGTAGTGAATGCCGCACCCGATCAAACCGTGACCATCACTGATGGAGGTAGCGGAAATGTTGTGGTGAGCGGAACATATCCCGACCTGATCGTGGATGTGCCTTCCTTGGACGATGCGGATGCGGACCCTACCAATGAGCTGACATTATTAGGCAGCGGGGCCCCATCGGTTACGCCGAGCAATAGCGGTGTTACCTATGTCGATGAGGTAGCGGGACAATTATATGTTTATGATGGAAGTACATGGAATGCCGTAGGTGGAAACGCGACACTCGATTTGGACGGCGACCCTAACAACGAGATCCAAGATCTGAGCCTTACGGGAAACATCCTAAAGGTCACGAATAATACAAGTGCCACGGATATCGATTTGTCCTCATACACGAATACGGATACACAGGACCTGTCGATTGACGCTACGGGAAAAACGATTTCCTTGGTAGATGGCGGTTCGGTAACGGTCGATACGGACGATGCCGATGCTGATCCAAATAATGAGATACAAGATCTAAGCCTTACGGGGAACATCCTAAAGGTCACGAATAATACGGGTGCCACGGATATCGACTTGTCCGCATACACGAATACGGATACACAGGACCTGTCGATTGACGCTACGGGAAAAACGATTTCCTTGGTAGATGGCGGTTCGGTAACGGTCGATACGGATGATGCCGATGCGGACCCGAACAACGAGATCCAAGATCTAGAGGATGTAATAGGGGAGGACCCAAGTGCTGGCAACCAGGCCATCACGAACTTGGCCGACCCAACCGCTCCACAGGACGCGGCCACTAAGGCCTATGTGGATGCCTTGGATACTGACGATGCCGATGCTGATCCAAATAATGAGATACAAGATTTGAGCCTTACGGGAAATATCCTAAAGGTCACGAATAATACGGGTGCCACTGATATTGATTTGTCCCCATACACGAATACGGATACGCAGGACCTGTCGATTGACGCTACGGGAAAAACGATTTCCTTGGTAGATGGCGGTTCGGTAACGGTCGATACGGACGATGCCGATGCCGACCCAAATAACGAGATACAAGATTTGAGCCTTACGGGGAATATCCTAAAGGTCACGAATAATACAAGTGCCACGGATATCGATTTGTCCCCATACACGAATACGGATACGCAGGACCTGTCGATCGACGCTACGGGAAAAACGATTTCCTTGGTAGATGGCGGTTCGGTAACGGTCGATACGGATGATGCCGATGCGGACCCGAACAACGAGATCCAAGATCTAGAGGATGTAATAGGGGAGGACCCAAGTGCTGGCAACCAGGCCATCACGAACTTGGCCGACCCAACCGCTCCACAGGACGCGGCCACTAAGGCTTATGTCGATGCCTTGGATACGGACGATGCCGATGCCGACCCGAACAATGAGATCCAAGATCTGAGCCTTACGGGGAATATCCTAAAGGTCACGAATAATACAAGTGCCACGGATATCGATTTGTCCCCATACACGAATACGGATACGCAGGACCTGTCGATTGACGCTACGGGAAAAACGATTTCCTTGGTAGATGGCGGTTCGGTAACGGTCGATACGGATGATGCCGATGCCGACCCAAATAACGAGATACAAGATTTGAGCCTTACGGGAAACATCCTAAAGGTCACGAATAATACGGGTGCCACGGATATCGACTTGTCCGCATACACGAATACGGATACACAGGACCTGTCGATTGACGCTACGGGAAAAACGATTTCCTTGGTAGATGGCGGTTCGGTAACGGTCGATACGGATGATGCCGATGCTGATCCAAATAATGAGATACAAGATCTGAGCCTTACGGGGAATATCTTAAAGGTCACGAATAATACGGGTGCCACTGATATCGATTTGTCCGCATATACGAATACGGATACGCAGGACCTGTCGATTGACGCTACGGGAAAAACGATTTCCTTGGTAGATGGCGGTTCGGTAACGGTCGATACGGATGATGCCGATGCTGATCCAAATAATGAGATCCAAGATTTGAGCCTTACGGGGAATATCCTAAAGGTCACGAATAATGCAGGTGCCACGGATATCGATTTGTCCCCATACACGAATACGGATACACAGGACCTGTCGATCGACGCTACGGGAAAAACGATTTCCTTGGTAGATGGCGGTTCGGTAACGGTCGATACGGACGATGCCGATGCCGACCCGAACAACGAGATCCAAGATCTAAGCCTTACGGGAAACATCCTAAAGGTCACGAATAATACGGGTGCCACGGATATCGACTTGTCCGCATACACGAATACGGATACACAGGACCTGTCGATTGACGCTACGGGAAAAACGATTTCCTTGGTAGATGGCGGTTCGGTAACGGTCGATACGGATGATGCCGATGCTGATCCAAATAATGAGATACAAGATCTGAGCCTTACGGGGAATATCTTAAAGGTCACGAATAATACGGGTGCCACTGATATCGATTTGTCCCCATACACGAATACGGATACACAGGACCTGTCGATTGACGCTACGGGAAAAACGATTTCCTTGGTAGATGGCGGTTCGGTAACGGTCGATACGGACGATGCCGATGCGGACCCGAACAACGAGATCCAAGATCTAGAGGATGTAATAGGGGAGGACCCAAGTGCTGGCAACCAGGCCATCACGAACTTGGCCGACCCAATCGCTCCACAGGACGCGGCCACTAAGGCCTATGTGGATGCCTTGGATACGGACGATGCCGATGCTGATCCAAATAATGAGATCCAAGATTTGAGCCTTACGGGGAATATCCTAAAGGTCACGAATAATACAAGTGCCACGGATATCGATTTGTCCCCATACACGAATACGGATACGCAGGACCTGTCGATTGACGCTACGGGAAAAACGATTTCCTTGGTAGATGGCGGTTCGGTAACGGTCGATACGGATGATGCCGATGCCGACCCAAATAACGAGATACAAGATCTAAGCCTTACGGGAAACATCCTAAAGGTCACGAATAATACGGGTGCCACGGATATCGACTTGTCCTCATACACGAATACGGATACACAGGACCTGTCGATTGACGCTACGGGAAAAACGATTTCCTTGGTAGATGGCGGTTCGGTAACGGTCGATACGGATGATGCCGATGCGGACCCGAACAACGAAATCCAGACCTTGACCTCTACGGATGGCTCTGTGACCTTGAGCGAGACCGATGGGGACTATGATTTGGAGGTCAACTTTCCGGCCAATAACGATAACAGCGCGACCAACGAACTTACCGATTTAAGCTTGGCAAGTGATATTCTGACGTTGACAAACCCGGCTACTCCTGCGAACCAAGTAGATTTAAGTCCTTATTTAGACAACACCGATAATCAGAATATTGAAGACCTTGCAATTAATACAAGCTCGAATATACTTACTGTTGGTATTGAAAATGGTACAGCGCAAACCGTAGACTTATCACATTTGGACAATCCGGGAACGGACAACCAAAATATTCAAAACTTGACCTTTTCGGGAACAACGTTAACGGTAGGTATCGAAGGCGGTAGTTCTGATACCGTGAGTCTGGCCGCCCTGGCCGATAATCAAAGTATAAAAGGTTCCGGGCTATCGGGAACTACCCTGACCATTGGAATAGAAGATGGTAGTTCTGAGACGGTAAACTTATCGAGCCTGGCAAACACCGATAACCAACAGATCAGCCTATCGGGAAACATCATCACCTTGGCGAATGGCACCAGTGCGGATACTACGGTTGATCTTACCGATTTTAGGGATGATCAAAACTTGAGCAGTGCGGTAGTTGTACCCAATGAATCTGTTGAAATACAGATAAACGACGGTACCAATACGACCATAAGCATTGAGGATGCCGATGCCGATCCAACCAACGAATACAATACGGCTTTTGGGGTTGTAGGATCCAACCTAAGGTTAACCGATGGTGGTGGTAACTTAGATGTGCCATTGTCTAGCTTTTCCGATCACGATTGGTATGAAGTCGGGGGTACATCTGCTCCAGATGCCATTACCGATGATATTTTCACCGAGGGTAATGTTGCTATTGGAAAAACATCTATAACCAATAATAGGGCTTTAGACGTCGAGGGGAACATTGAGCTTAACGATTATCTGTTTATGAACGGTAAGGAGGTCTTAAGAGATTCCGATACTTGGTTGCGTATAAATCATAACAGTGGATTTACGAACGGAATCCTTACAAATTCTTATTTAAGGGTAGATAACAGGGTAACGATCAATGAAGGTGGTGGAGATTATGATTTCAGGGTAGAAGGTACGTCAGACACCCATTTATTATTTACTGATGGTCTGAGTAATGAAGTAGGTATCGGAACAAATTCACCGGATGCTAAGTTAGATGTAGAAGGTGGAACCGTACGTTTTTCTGATTATGGATCTAATGCTGTAACCGGTAATGCCACATCACTATTAGGTGTTGAGGCAGATGGTGACATTGTTGAAATAAATTCATTAAAGGCCTCAAAGGTTTTCTATCCTCCATCCATTGAAGTAGATGCTTCTACAAACGGTACGGGAAGAACCATAAACTTACACGATCAGTACATAGCTCAATTCGGTTCACCAATGGTAGCTAGTACTTCGGCACCGTCAGCTATTCCAACATATGCGAATAACGAATTGTATTACTATGTCACTTATTACGATACCGCCGTTTTTACCAATGTTTCGGTCGATGAATTTGGCGTCATGACCTATGATGTTATTGCCCAACCCGCAAGTTACAACTCATTGATAAACGTAGTTTTTGTTGTTAAATAA